One genomic region from Nymphalis io chromosome 18, ilAglIoxx1.1, whole genome shotgun sequence encodes:
- the LOC126775652 gene encoding trypsin, alkaline C-like: protein MYAITLLAIVGAAIAAPNALAPRVVEESAPNELGPRIVGGSNADIEDYPYMALILASKDDYIQIRFIPFCGGSLITTRSVLTAAHCFLNNVLTTNHFRVRLGSTFANFGGHVHRVENWIKHPGYTFPRLYHDIAILKLATPATLSSRVALAPIAGPNYLVADNTTVTAAGWGILEFDGEPSEILQKVDIQKVNHDICRENFAELQSLLGEHQVPNVTSGMVCAGILGVGGKDACDGDSGGPLLHQGVVIGVTSWGHECAHPKYPGVFVNVPSYTSWIVENA, encoded by the exons atGTACGCAATAACACTGTTGGCTATCGTCGGTGCCGCTATTG ccGCACCAAACGCACTCGCTCCGCGTGTTGTTGAAGAATCGGCACCAAATGAACTCGGTCCGCGTATTGTTGGAGGATCTAATGCTGACATAGAAGATTACCCCTATATGGCTCTCATTTTAGCATCAAAGGATGATTATATTCAAATCCGTTTCATACCCTTCTGTGGTGGATCTCTAATCACAACCAGATCCGTTCTTACAGCAGCCCATTGTTTCTT GAACAACGTTCTGACAACAAATCATTTCCGAGTTCGACTTGGTTCGACATTCGCAAATTTTGGAGGTCACGTTCATAGAGTTGAAAACTGGATTAAGCATCCTGGATATACGTTTCCTCGATTATATCACGACATTGCAATACTGAAACTCGCAACACCCGCCACACTCTCCAGCCGCGTTGCACTTGCCCCAATTGCTGGACCCAACTACTTGGTCGCAGATAATACTACCGTCACCGCTGCCGGATGGGGCATACTTGAA TTTGATGGTGAACCGTCAGAAATTCTTCAAAAAGTTGACATACAAAAAGTCAACCACGACATCTGCAGAGAAAATTTCGCTGAACTGCAGTCTTTGCTAGGCGAACATCAAGTTCCTAATGTAACATCCGGAATGGTATGCGCTGGAATATTAGGTGTTGGTGGCAAGGATGCATGCGATGGTGACTCAGGAGGACCTCTTCTTCACCAAGGAGTTGTAATTGGAGTTACCTCTTGGGGGCATGAATGCGCCCATCCGAAATATCCTGGAGTCTTTGTTAACGTACCGTCTTATACCAGTTGGATTGTTGAGAATGCATAA